The nucleotide window CGTTATCCAGGTTCTCTTCGGCAATGCCGCCACCGTTATCGGAAACGCTCAGGCGCCACAATTGTTCATCGGCTTCGAGGCGGATTTCCAGACGTTTGCAGGGTTTGTCGTGCATCGCATCCAGGGCGTTGCGCAGCAGGTTGATCAGCACCTGCTCCAGACGAATCGCATCGCCACGTACCCAGGCCGGGCGGGTCAGGTGCAGCACAGTGCTGATGTGCTCATCACGCAGGCGCGCATCCAGCAACTGCAAGGATTGATCGACCACCGCCGCCAGGTCCAGCCGTTCGCGCAGACCGCTGGGGCTTTTGCGGGCGAAGGTTTTCAGGTGGCCGGTGAGGGCGGCCATGCGCGTGAGCATGTCGTCCACCGGTTTGAGCGCCTTGTAGGCGTCCTCGACCCGACCGTGATCGAGCAGCAGCCTCAGCGTCGCAAGCTGCATGCGTTGGGCGGTCAGCGGCTGGTTGATTTCATGGGCCAGCGCCGCCGACATCTGCCCGAGGGCCGCGAGTTTGGCCGATTGCACCAGCCCGTCCTGGGCGGTGCGCAGGTCGCGGGTGCGTTCTTCCACCAGTTGTTCGAGTTCTTCACGACTGCGCTGGCGCATTTTGGCCAGGCGCCAGCGCTGGTTGAGGAACAGCAGCAAAAACACGATGGCCAGCCACACCCCGGCGGCGGCGAGCCCGGCGTTGCGGCGGTCTTCGAAAGCGATCTGCGGGCGGCGCAGCAGGTGCAGCGTCCAGCCTTCGGCGGCCAGCGGCAGCGATTCCCACAGGTAATCCGCCGCTCCGTCGGGGCCATCGACCCGGGTTAGCGCACTGTTGTCGTCGAAGCGCCGCACCGATTGATAGTCAAGCGGGGTCAGCGGTTGTTTGTCGTATTGGCGCGTGGCCTTGAGCTCGGCGCGGTCGCTGTCGCCGAGCGGTTTCAATTGGCGATAGCGCCAACCGGGCTGATTGGCGATGAAGATGATCCCGCGCGCATCGCTGACCAGCAAGGTGTCGCTGCCCTGGCGCCATTCGCGCTCAAGCTCCGGGAATTCGAGTTTGACCACCATGGCACCGAGGAACTCATCACCGTCGCCGGTCACTGCACTGGACAGAAAGTAACCCGGAATGCCGCTGGTGACGCCCACCGCGTAAAAGCGCCCGGTGCCTTGGGTTCGCGTCTGGCTGAAGTAGGGGCGAAAGCCATAGTTGTGGCCGACGTAACTGCTGGGCAAACGCCAATTGCTGGCGGCCACGGCCCGGCCGGTGCGGTCGAGCAGTTCCAGGGTCGAGGACTGCGCGGCGCCGTTGATTTTTTCCAGTTTGCGATTCAACGCAAGCTGCTGTTCGGGGCTCACCTCACCGCTTAGCGCGGCGCGCAGTTCCGGGTCCAGCGCCAATACGGCGGGCAGGGCGCGGTAGCGGTCGATCAGGGTGTGCAGGGAATTGGCGTACAGCGACAATTGCTGATTGGCGCGGGCAGCGTCCTCCACCAACGCCTGGCGTTCGGTGTGGCGGATGGCCAAAGTGGCCGCAAGAACGGCCCCGGCGATTATCGACAGGGCATAAAGCAATCGGCGCAAGGATTGTGAAGTCGCGAGCATAGGGAATATCGACGCAGGTGCGGGTAGGCACGATAGCATGCAGCGCAGGTTTTCCCTGACATTGATACGTGCCGATCACCCCGCGCTACCTCTTATCCTCGCCTGTTCAAACAGCCTTTTTTCGTTGGAGATGCTCGGTTACCCGAGGACGCAGATCCAGGACACGCTGCATCTTCCCTTTTACTACAGTTTCGGTTTCCTCCAGCCGACGGCGAGTTCCAGTTGCTAGCGCTATATGCTTGCCACCGAGATTTTCAAGCTCCTCCAAAGCCGAATCATATTTCTTTTTTTCAGTATTCAGAAAGTCACTCAGCAAATAGACGCCTTGTTCTACCAACTCAAGATCTCTTGGTCCAAGTGTGTCATTAAGCGCCTCAGTCATTTCTACACTCAGGCGAAAGAATGCAAGAAACTTTTCCAGATGAGTACTTTTGCCGGTCAGCGTATCAGCGGCCCCAATCGCCCCGGCCATCAATGTTTCCTTGTTTCCGTCCGTTTGCCGCGGGTCGTATTTCTCTAGTATTTTTCTAATCTCAGTTCTTATGCGAACTGGCTCTGCATCTTTTGTGATATCGCCCAAATCGTAGTCGTCGCTTTTCGGTAAGAGCGGGTATCCGAAAGCGTTTTTCTGGCCGGCGCTGTCAATTGCATTACCAGCTACATCCGCTGCCAAGGCAGCCGTCCCAATACCAATCGTTGAGCCTGCCGCCACGTTGCCGCTGGTCACGAGCGTGCCGGCAGTTATCGCCAAACTACCAACGACACCTGCGATCATTGCAGACGCCAAGACATTGACCAATGTGAGCGCAGCCCTTTTACCACTGGATTTGTAGATATCCCTGGTCCGGTTAAGGTTGTTGAATTGATAAATCGACCTGTTCAGCCTGGATTCGACCGTTGTAAGCAGATTTGAGTAGCGATCAATGACGGCCTTCAGTTCATCCGGCGTTCGCTGTTGCCCGTCATCATCGAAATAGTTCGTCGGATTGCTCCCCACAAACCCATACAGATTCAGCCCGTCCACATCTCCTGCCGGATCGGCGCTGACCCAGCGTTGCAACCATGGCGCGTAATATCGCGCGCCGTAGTAGTACAAGCCGCTGACATCCATTTCCTTGCCCGAATAGCGGATGATTTTGTAGACGACTTCGATCAACGAGCGCGCCGCCATCCACGCGGTGGCGCCGAATGGGTAGTAGCCTTCGTGGCTGATCAATTGCGCCTGTTGGTCCAGTTCCATCAGGCAGGAGCCCAAGTGATCGTCCAGGCTGTAGCGCAGTTGATCGCTGCCGATGTTCGCCGGGTCGTTCTCCCAGTGCAGGCAACGGACGCTGCCGAAGCCGGCGGTAAGGGTGATGACGTGCAGTTCTTCGCCGTTGTCTTTGGTGCGGATCTCCAGTCCCGGCAAATAGCGCACTTCGTGAATGTGACTGGTTTTCGCGGTATGGGTTTCGTGGCGTTTATAGACCCGCACGCCCTGGCTGTAGCGGTAGTGTTCTTCGTCGTCGGGGCCGTTGTCGCGATGGACCAGAGTCACCGAGGTCAGTTGATCGCGAGCGTTCCATTGCATGGGCTGGCCGGGTTGCAGGGCCAGCAGGTTGCCGTGGCGATCGAACAGTCTGTCGAATTGCGGGTCGGGATCCCCTGGGGTCCAGCGCACGCCACGATTGCTGGCTGGGTCGATGAACATCTCGCGGGTATGACAGGCACCCTCGCGCACATGGCAGAGCTTGATCAGATTGCCGCCGTGATCGTAGTCGTAAGTCTGCGTGTAGTTGAGCCGGTTGTTGGGATCGGTTGGTTGGGGCAGGCCCGGAATGTCCGAAGGCGGGCCGTCGTCGTAGCCGCTGGCGCTGTGCAATCGGTACAGCGAGTCGTACCTGAATTCGCGATGGCCATCGACCCGCTGATTGGCGAAATGGCTGGGCGTGAACACATGGTCGAGGATGCGGGTAACGTTGCCCACCGGGTCGTATTCGTATTCGAAGTCCTGAAGGGACGGCTGCTGATTTTCTTGTGCAGATTGCCGCTGCAGACGTGCATCGGTCGGGTCGTAGCGCCAACGGCTGATTACGCCGTTACCCGCCTGTTGCTCAATGATTTGCCCGGCGGCGTTGTACTGCGCGTCCTGCAACACGGGTTGCCAATCGGTTTGCCCCTTGAGCCGCAACTGCACCTGTTTGATTTGCCCGGCGAGGTCGTAGCGCGATTGTTGCTGGTGTTCGCCGGCATCGATCTGCTCCAGAACGGCGCCCAGCGGGTTGTAGGTGCGGTGGCTGACAAAGGCCTTGGCATCGTGAAAGGTGCGGGTTTCGCCCAGCGGCTGCCCGAGCAGGCCGTAGCTGCCGAGGCGCAAGGTGCCCGACGGATCCACCAGCGCAAGCAACTGGCCACGCAGGTTATGACCGGCGTCGGCCGAGGCATCGGCGTAGGTGAAGGTGTCGACATCCGGCCGGGCGTTTTCCTCGACGGCCACCACGCGCAGCTGATTATCGTAGGTCATGCGCCAATGGCTGCCGCGCTCGTCCCAGCGCTGCGACGTCTCCCCGGCCAGCCCCGGCAGGCTCAGGCGCCAGCCGGCATCGACGCTGTCGATTTTCAAGGGCGTGCCGCCCAACCCGTAAACGGTGGTGATGTTGGGCGTGGGCAGGCGCGGATCCTGTTGCGTCACTCGCCGCCCGGCAACGTCATGTTGCTGGCGGGTTACCAGGGCAGCAGCCGTTTCACCGGCAACCGTGCGCAGATAAGCGACCTGGCGAACCGGCAAGCCTCGGCCGTCGCTCGCCATGAGCGAAGGCGTGCGCCGATGAACCCTGACAGACATCAGTGCAAAGTGCTCTGTTGCGGCGGTGAAGGCTCAGCGGTGTCATTGAAGTCTTCGCTGATGTGGTACCAGGGATGATACGTCTCGCGGGAGAAATACCCTTTGGCGTTGATCAGCTTGATCGCGCGGCCCGGCACGTCATAGAACAGCTGATCGAAATAGCCAAGCTGGTGCAGGGACTGGTCGTCGACATAGCCATGGGTGTTGGCGAAAAACGGCCGGAACTGTCGAACCGGCAGGCCTTTGTTGTTGTATTCGACTCGTTCGCTGATGCGCCAACGCGGGTCGGTGAATACCTCAAGATACTGACCATTCTCGATGATCAGCTTGCCGTCGGTATCCACCGCATAAGCCATGCCCGGTTCGACCAATTGCTGGGTTTGCAGCGCCCGGCCGAAGCCGTCCACGCAGGCTTTGACGATCTGGATCTGTGCCGGAACCGGATCGTCGGGGTAACGGTCGGCGCTGAGGACGACGCTGTGTACCGGCTCGCGGCGAACCGTGGCGATGAGTTCGCTCAACGCTTGTTTCGACACAGTCAGGTCGGTGCCTTGCTGCAAACGTTGGCGGGCGCTGGCGCAAATGTGTCCGCTGGGAAGGACATCACCGTTGGCGATCCATTCGGCGAGCAGTTCGGGACTGACGGTCGGCGGCAGTTGCCCCATCCAGCTGAACAGATCCTTGCGCAACGTGCTGGCGGCTTTTTGAATGGCATCCACCGGGTTCTCGATGGCCGGGTCCGGGCGATGATCCACCGGGCGCACGAACTCGCTCAGCGATCTGAAGCCTGCGTCGCTACCGTTTTCGGTGCCGAAAAAACTGATGGCCAAGGGCTGCCCGGACGGTTCGTAAATGGCTTCCTGAGTATTGTCGTTGGCATCGATGATGCGCACCGGTTGCAGTGCGTGATAGTCGTATTCGATCCGGGTGGTACAGCCATCGGGCAGTTCGACGCTTTTGATCGCCAGACGGTAGGTGTCGTATTCGGCTTTCGTCACGCCGTGGCTGGGCGTCTCGTGGTACTCGAGCACTTTGTAAAAACCGTCGAGATTGTCGTACTTCGCGAAACCGTAGCGGGCGGACCACAGGTTGTCTTCGTCGTCGGCCGGCGGCGGTGTTTCGAACAGCAACTTCATAGGGTTGTAACCGATTTTCGCCAGCTCGTCCCGGATGTCGAAGGGTGGCGGCAGTTCGCTGTAGGCGTCCAGCGCGGTCTTGTCCAGTTGCGCGACCTCCAGCGGGCCGG belongs to Pseudomonas sp. B21-015 and includes:
- a CDS encoding ATP-binding protein produces the protein MLATSQSLRRLLYALSIIAGAVLAATLAIRHTERQALVEDAARANQQLSLYANSLHTLIDRYRALPAVLALDPELRAALSGEVSPEQQLALNRKLEKINGAAQSSTLELLDRTGRAVAASNWRLPSSYVGHNYGFRPYFSQTRTQGTGRFYAVGVTSGIPGYFLSSAVTGDGDEFLGAMVVKLEFPELEREWRQGSDTLLVSDARGIIFIANQPGWRYRQLKPLGDSDRAELKATRQYDKQPLTPLDYQSVRRFDDNSALTRVDGPDGAADYLWESLPLAAEGWTLHLLRRPQIAFEDRRNAGLAAAGVWLAIVFLLLFLNQRWRLAKMRQRSREELEQLVEERTRDLRTAQDGLVQSAKLAALGQMSAALAHEINQPLTAQRMQLATLRLLLDHGRVEDAYKALKPVDDMLTRMAALTGHLKTFARKSPSGLRERLDLAAVVDQSLQLLDARLRDEHISTVLHLTRPAWVRGDAIRLEQVLINLLRNALDAMHDKPCKRLEIRLEADEQLWRLSVSDNGGGIAEENLDNVFDPFFTTKPVGDGLGLGLAVSFAIAHEAGGRLSADNGENGAVFTLTLPIDLEVPG
- a CDS encoding RHS repeat-associated core domain-containing protein, encoding MSVRVHRRTPSLMASDGRGLPVRQVAYLRTVAGETAAALVTRQQHDVAGRRVTQQDPRLPTPNITTVYGLGGTPLKIDSVDAGWRLSLPGLAGETSQRWDERGSHWRMTYDNQLRVVAVEENARPDVDTFTYADASADAGHNLRGQLLALVDPSGTLRLGSYGLLGQPLGETRTFHDAKAFVSHRTYNPLGAVLEQIDAGEHQQQSRYDLAGQIKQVQLRLKGQTDWQPVLQDAQYNAAGQIIEQQAGNGVISRWRYDPTDARLQRQSAQENQQPSLQDFEYEYDPVGNVTRILDHVFTPSHFANQRVDGHREFRYDSLYRLHSASGYDDGPPSDIPGLPQPTDPNNRLNYTQTYDYDHGGNLIKLCHVREGACHTREMFIDPASNRGVRWTPGDPDPQFDRLFDRHGNLLALQPGQPMQWNARDQLTSVTLVHRDNGPDDEEHYRYSQGVRVYKRHETHTAKTSHIHEVRYLPGLEIRTKDNGEELHVITLTAGFGSVRCLHWENDPANIGSDQLRYSLDDHLGSCLMELDQQAQLISHEGYYPFGATAWMAARSLIEVVYKIIRYSGKEMDVSGLYYYGARYYAPWLQRWVSADPAGDVDGLNLYGFVGSNPTNYFDDDGQQRTPDELKAVIDRYSNLLTTVESRLNRSIYQFNNLNRTRDIYKSSGKRAALTLVNVLASAMIAGVVGSLAITAGTLVTSGNVAAGSTIGIGTAALAADVAGNAIDSAGQKNAFGYPLLPKSDDYDLGDITKDAEPVRIRTEIRKILEKYDPRQTDGNKETLMAGAIGAADTLTGKSTHLEKFLAFFRLSVEMTEALNDTLGPRDLELVEQGVYLLSDFLNTEKKKYDSALEELENLGGKHIALATGTRRRLEETETVVKGKMQRVLDLRPRVTEHLQRKKAV